The Brassica oleracea var. oleracea cultivar TO1000 chromosome C6, BOL, whole genome shotgun sequence genomic interval GGCTTTAGATTTTATTGTTGTAGAATTTTATGGAAATCACTAAAAAATTGTTTTGGATATTTGGTTTTGCAGAGCACTTGTACAGCTGTAGGTTATTTCAAGAGTTGTAGGTTATTTCAAAAAATTTTTTAAAGCTTGATTACTCTGAATTTGGTGCTTTAGAAATAAATACGGCTGTGGACAGCACCTACAACAACTACCAATCACCCCTATAAATAAATCAATTTGAAAATTTATGTATATAATAAACAATGTTCTAAAAATGGTTTTGGGTAGGCCTGAGACGGATTGGGTATCCGGACAATTTTAAAGTATCCGGATTCAGATCTTTATCCGGCGGATCCATAATTTTACTATCGTTATCCGGATCCGGGGTTCTCGGATATCCGGGTGTCAAATATCCTTCTAAAAATTGTAATATCCGGCGGATATCCGGATCCGGATTTGGATCATTAAATAAATAAAAAATAATATTAATATATATATATATAATATTAACAATAATTTAAAAAAAAATATATATAATGTCTTTAATTATTTCTATGTATAATATTACAAAATTTACATAAAATTTATATATACTATTTTTTTTTTTGACAACAACAAAGAGACTCATGTAGCCTCTGAAAACCAAAAAGGTTGCTCCGCATCCATATGGACAACGAAAGACAGCTGTCTCCTGGCACCCTGTGCTAGGCTATCCGCCTTTTTATTTTGCGTCCGCGAGATAAGAATGATCTGTGAGCTGTGAAAACTATCCTTCAAAATCTTGAGATCTTCCAAGTAAGCTTCAAAAGCTGGCAATTCCTTTGGTTCCGAAACCATCTTCACCAATTGGGAATAATCCGTTGCAAATGTGACCTGAAATTGACGTAAGTTTCGCATACATTCCATGGCCCAAAGTAGTGCTTCTATCTCCGCGTGAAGGGGAGACAGAGGAGCCCTAACATTCCTTGCACCCATCAAACTGTCAAAACCTTCTAAAGTACTATACCAACCTTGTCCGGCCATTAGGTCACATTCTTTCTGGGATGCATCCACAAAACACCATCGTCCTGGAATTGATGGTAAATTTCCCACTTCTATGTTTGGTAGGAATTTATATATACTATTATAAAAATAAAAGTATATTAAATAAAATTAATTTTTATATATAGATATTACTATTTTTAAAATATTTATTAATAAAACTTACGGATCCGGATATCGGGACTTAAAAATTAAGATATCCGGATCCGGATCCGGCTTTGACGGATCCAACATTTTACTATCCGGATCCAGATTCGACCCCTCCAGATATCCAAATTTTCGGATCGGATCGGATCCGGATCGAAACTCGGATCGAATCCGGATCTCGGATAAAAGTCTCAGGCCTAGTTTTGGGTATTCCAATTTTCTACAATATGTCTACTCATAGTCTAACAATATTTTTGAACATTGTATTTATATATTTTTGATAAAACAAAATTTCAAATTTTTATATCTAAAAGATCCAGTAAAAAATATTGAATAAACATATAAATCCCATAAAAGTGGCTATAAACCAATATAAAATATTCACTGCTTTATATGTTGATTTTTTGTGTTTTTATTTTTAGCTAAGTATTTTGTCCAATAAACATATAAATCCCATAAAAGTGGCTATAAACCAATATAAAATATTCACTGCTGTGATTATATATTGATTTTTTTGTGTTTTTATTTTTAGCTAAGTATTTTGTCCATCTATGCTGACATAATCGACCTATAAATATTTATTAACATATTTACTGTAATTTTACTTTTTAGATATTAATCATTTTATTCAAATTTATTCTTTTTTTTCTTAGTCTAATCTTCGTATTCTTAGAACACCAATTGACAAACAAAATATTACTAACGTAAATATCGTAAGAGAAATATTAGTGTTTTGTCACTCGAGAGTTTATTTTTCAATGTTGGATTATTATACTATATAACAAACCAAGACAATTCTACATATATCACGAGGACGTTTGGCTACATATCTGATTTACGATCGACAATTTTATTTACAAAGTGTTGAATTTTTTATTTTTTTATTAGTCTGCATAATTCACTTTATCCAATTTGAAACTCAATTTTTTTTTGTGATAAAAAATTAATAAATCGTTAGTAAACTACTCATATGGTTTTTTAGTTCGAAGTCTCCAAAACAAATATGGATTTTCTGCACCATAGAAATAAATATTTGTATTGACCAAAAAAAAGAAATAAAAATTTGTATAAAATGAGAAAATGACGTGGCTATATCTTATCTTCCCCAATTATCAGAGGAAAAAAAAAATGACAGAATGTGTTAAGATGCTCTTCTTATTAGTTCCGTCGTTCGACCGATGTAACTAGCTGACGTGTACAAACGGGTCACTCTTGTCTGAGAATGAAACTCACGGCAACGAATGATCTCTTCGCTTCTCAACCATCACTTCACTCCCCCTGCCTCTCCTCCTCCTCCCTTCCTCGCCGCCATGGCCTTCATCTCCCGATTAACCTCAATAGAAAGAACAATTCTCTATCCATCGTTGCTCTCTCTGATTCCGACCCTCCTTCCTCAACCGCCTTCTCCCGTCGCGCTATTCTCCTCGCGCCGCCACTCCTCTCCGCCGCTGCTTCCTTGTTTCTAAGGCCGTCTCTCGCTTTAGCTTCCGAGGAGAACTCTTCCGCCACTGTGACTTCTCCTGCGGAACCAGCAACTCCTCCGGTTGTTACTCCTCCACCGCCGCCGCCGCCGCCTACGTCAGTGAACAAGGAAGAGACTATAACGTCAAGAATCTATGACGCGACAGCTATCGGTGAACCGATGGCTATGGGGAAAGACAAGAAGAAGGTGTGGGAGAAGCTGATGAACGCAAGGGTCGTCTACCTCGGGGAAGCCGAGCAGGTCCCTACCAAAGACGATAAAGAAGTAGAACTCGAAATCGTCAGAAACTTGAGGAAGAGATGCCTCGAGAGCGAGCGTCAAATCTCAGTGGCATTAGAAGCATTCCCTCTTGATTTGCAGGAACAGCTCAACCAGTACATGGATAAGAGGTTGAGATTGCAGCTCTTGGTTCTTGAATATTATTTAGTGTGCTGAAAGGAATCAACTTTTTTGATGGCAGGATTGACGGAGAGACGTTGAAGTCTTATGTGACAGATTGGCCAGCTCAACTTTGGCAAGAATATGAACCCCTTTTAACTTACTGTCGTGATAACGCTGTTAGACTCATTGCTTGTGGCACTCCTCTCAAGGTATAGTCTTACGAAAAGTCTTTAAATCATCCTGCTTGGTTTCATTATAGTTACATGCTTCTCTACTGGCCTTTAGATGTAATGCAATGCTGTTTTTGATTAGTGTTGATATCTCTCTGGTTAGTGTTGATTACATGTTGATAGTGTCTAAGTGGCATGAGTCTGGTTTTGACCATTACAACTAAAGTATGCACATATTCAAGCTGTAAAGATGATAAGCCTTATCATAGATATTGCATTTGGACTCTGATGAGAGCTGACATCATTCTACTTAATCTGATATAGGTTTTAAGAACTGTTCAAGCAGAAGGTATCCGCGGTCTTTCAAAGTCTGAGCGCAAACTATACACTCCCCCTGCTGGTTCCGGTTTCATCTCAGGTTTCTCTTCGTTTTCACGTAGATCTACATTCGACATGAGCCTCCCAACACAGATCGTTCCCTTTGGACCAAGCTCTTATCTCTCAGCACAAGCAAGAGTTGTGGAAGACCACACAATGTCACAAGTTATTCTACAAGCAGTAGCAGATGGAGGTGGGACTGGTCTACTCTTAGTGGTGACAGGAGCAAGTCATGTTGAGTATGGTTCAAGAGGAACAGGTTTGCCAGCAAGGATCTCGAGGAAGTTCCCAAAGAAAAACCAAGTTATTGTGTTGCTTGACCCTGAAAGACAGTACTTGCGAAGAGAAGGCGAAACTCCAGTTGCTGATTTCTTGTGGTATTCTGCAGCTAGACCTTGTAGTAGAAACTGCTTTGACCGAGCAGAGATTGCTAGAGTGATGAATGCAGCTGGTAGGAGGAGAGATGCTCTTCCACAGGATATTCAAAATGGACTGGACCTTGGTTTGGTGTCACCTGAGGTTCTGCAGAACTTGTTTGATTTGGAGCAGTATCCTCTCATCTCTGAGCTTGCTCAGCGGTTCCAGGGTTTCAGAGAAAGGTTGTTGGCAGACCCCAAGTTTCTTAACAGGTTAGCTATTGAAGAGGCTATATCAATTACAACCACACTTATAGCACAATACGAGAAGCGAAAAGAAAACTTCTTTGAAGAGCTAGACTATGTTATAACAGACACAGTGAGAGGATCAGTTGTTGATTTCTTCACGGTTTGGCTTCCTGCACCAACTTTGTCTTTTCTTTCATATGCTGATGAGACCAATGGACCAGACAGCATAGAAGCTCTGAGAGGCCTCCTAGGATCCATACCTGATAATGCATTTCAGAAAAGTCTTGCTGGAAGAGAGTGGAACTTGAATCTTAGAGTCGCTGCAGTTATTGTTGGTGGCTTGAAGCTTGCTGGTGTTGGAGTCGTTTCCAGTTTTGCAGCTGTGGGAGCTTCAAATGCGTTGAATGGTGTTCGAAAGTTTGTTAAACCAGAGTTGGTTGTTGTTCAGAAACCTAAGAGATCTCCTCTTCTAAAGACAGCAATGGTTTATGGAGGTTTCTTGGGAACATCTGCAAACCTTCGTTACCAGGTATGAATGATGTTCCATGCTGCATGACCGTGATGGTTCTTTGTCTTCAATTTATGCCTCTTAACATCAAAGTGTCTTTAAATGCAGATAATAGCTGGATTAATAGAGCATCGCATATCTGATGAGCTTTCTTCGCAACCTTTACTAGTGAATACAATTTCATTTGTTGTCAGGACACTTAACTCATATTTTGGAACACAGGTCAGAGTTACATGTCTGTAATTTGGTTTCTTCTTGCTTTTCTTGATAATCTTGATTCTAACTTTTCATTAAAAGTGTTTGCAGCAATGGATTGATCTTGCTCGTTCTACGGGTCTGCAATCTCAGAAAAGCACACCAGCCTCTAAGGATGTTCCTGAGGCTTTGGAAGAAACTACGGTGGAGTGCAATGCTACTGAAGAGGAGAATGTTGACAAGCTTGATAACCAATGATACCGGTGAGGCAATCTCACTAGCTATCAATGTATAGTTGTTTTATCCAAAAGCTTTAGATGGTTGAAATGAGCATAGTTTCACAGTTTTTACCTTTGATGTTTTTCTTGGAGATAATGATGGTATCAATATAGTATTTTTTTGTATTTAAATAATCATATTTGTCTAGGATGATGGGACACTGCAAGAGTCTTTAGCTGAAAACTTCTTGGGCAGAGTAGGAGATGATATCTCATCTTCAAGAATTCATTACATAGTCTAACTGACTCTTACAGTCTTACCTGAAAAATGCTGTGAGTTCGAAATCAAATTTTGCTACCTATTCTCGTTATATTTCTAGTATAATAGATTGTGGACTCAGCTTTTATAGGTCTATGAATGTTCCTTGTCGAAAGTACATTATACAAAAAATTGATATGTATTCCAATTATATTTATATGCATATTCACCTTTGATAAGCACGTGAACATAAAGAAGTTGTAAGACAGATTCTTTTGTCTTGTACTTGCAGCAGTAGAAGAGCCTTCCTTATGTCTTTTTTTTTTTCCGTCAAAGTTTTTTTAAATTAGATAAATGAGTCAGGCCCAGTAAATGGGTGAAACCCGATTACAACAAAAAACGGCTATAAGCCCAAAAGATTACAGGCTAAATGAAAAAGCTAAACGGACCCTCGGCCCAAACTCAGAAGCCGCACGACCCAGTCGGATAGTGTGTCGAGGAGGCTGGCTCGACACGTGGAGAGATCTACTCCATTAACGCGTCACGCGTCGTAACCACCTCAACTTAACTGCCTCCGCCTCTACACCGCCGGAACAACACCATCGAAATCCTCGTTCGTCGGAGCTCAGTAATCGACAAGCCTCCAACGAACCCATAGCCGTTCTTCACCGCACTGTCATCACGCCGGAGAGTTCCAACGAACCTCGAGATCTCCTCTGACTTTAAAACACTTCAAACCCTAGACACTCGAACCGAGAACCATCGCTTTCTTTCCTTGAAATTCGTCACCTCGCCGGAGAGCTTCATCGTCTACCGAGATCTCATCCGCAGTAACCCAACCCCACCTTGACGACAACCACGCCGAACTTGACACAAATCGAACCTAGTAACCTTAACCCAAACGAACACCGGGTTCCTAAGTGACAGCGCGGAGCTTTGCTAGCCTCCGCTCTCCGTAACCAAAAGCCGGCGAAGGCGAATCTGAAGGAGACTCCCTTCCCGGAAACTAGAGCCAGGGACGGTGGATCTGAGTAAGCCTCCACCTCCCGGAAAACACCACATCTAAACATGCAAGCCGCTCCCTCTCCACCTGGGACCTCCAGACGAACGCGTCGTTACTCCAAAACCGAGCCACCGTTAGGGATGATAGCGGTACCAGAGCTCGGACAAGGCGGTCGTTGACAGAACGACAAAGAAGGAGCGAAGGAGAGCCACTAAAACGAACAAGAAAGGACTCTGGCGCCGGCACGGACGCTCACGCGCCGGCCAAACGCCGGTCCCCGAAGTAGATCTAACTTCTCTCTCTGAAGTTAATATCTCCGATCAATTCTTTTGTTCGCTTCTTTTGTTAGCTTGAGCCTTCCTTATGTCAAACG includes:
- the LOC106300595 gene encoding protein RETICULATA-RELATED 6, with protein sequence MKLTATNDLFASQPSLHSPCLSSSSLPRRHGLHLPINLNRKNNSLSIVALSDSDPPSSTAFSRRAILLAPPLLSAAASLFLRPSLALASEENSSATVTSPAEPATPPVVTPPPPPPPPTSVNKEETITSRIYDATAIGEPMAMGKDKKKVWEKLMNARVVYLGEAEQVPTKDDKEVELEIVRNLRKRCLESERQISVALEAFPLDLQEQLNQYMDKRIDGETLKSYVTDWPAQLWQEYEPLLTYCRDNAVRLIACGTPLKVLRTVQAEGIRGLSKSERKLYTPPAGSGFISGFSSFSRRSTFDMSLPTQIVPFGPSSYLSAQARVVEDHTMSQVILQAVADGGGTGLLLVVTGASHVEYGSRGTGLPARISRKFPKKNQVIVLLDPERQYLRREGETPVADFLWYSAARPCSRNCFDRAEIARVMNAAGRRRDALPQDIQNGLDLGLVSPEVLQNLFDLEQYPLISELAQRFQGFRERLLADPKFLNRLAIEEAISITTTLIAQYEKRKENFFEELDYVITDTVRGSVVDFFTVWLPAPTLSFLSYADETNGPDSIEALRGLLGSIPDNAFQKSLAGREWNLNLRVAAVIVGGLKLAGVGVVSSFAAVGASNALNGVRKFVKPELVVVQKPKRSPLLKTAMVYGGFLGTSANLRYQIIAGLIEHRISDELSSQPLLVNTISFVVRTLNSYFGTQQWIDLARSTGLQSQKSTPASKDVPEALEETTVECNATEEENVDKLDNQ